A window of Acidobacteriota bacterium contains these coding sequences:
- a CDS encoding VWA domain-containing protein, which yields MRAPHRRWHATLLLSAQAPHERTRRRRASIVLVAALLVGAGAATRPAAAQPQPSLGSLKVVLLGDSYAAGNGARNDDGGRNYWMEGCYRSPTNWAEQYVRSLTADRFDVTFVNRACSGGVAAEILNPRNMGRVTSFSRSRCEPTYPDEEYYTDVERDLLFRWHCTRWLRPQIEAVGEDTDLVLLSIGGNDASFATIVQQCFVGGFRDPGDCREAVENAEDLLPDIRARIVDVLNHLRARMRPDAKVVLVGYPYLEIDPDYELVWAPLGFERDRYAAGREVRRLGDLGDDMHRGAIAAANGAAGDDFALFVEGVKERFSGHEPSANGTNPDRWLYEAYETRIAAEWYHYNPQGHREIARELATPLASTVETLAQAFIGLSSVDLVFVVDTTGSMFFDIEAVKQFSTSLVSLMASRTASYRFALVTYRDHPSHTGDPTDYPSRVELGFTNDASAIVDAIDALEVDGGGDFPESVYSGLMAGIGLPWRPGVKKIVLQLGDAPPHDPEPVTGLRAVDVVTAAINVDPAEVYVVDVSGFGAIGNLSLVVEGTGGRVFSARTPGEISAAIEGVIEVVLAKPYAWLGGPYITTIGTPVVFDASGSYDADGHIVLYEWDVNGDGVYDTSSAEPWYLHTFTADFDGFVAVRVTDNDGRTTVGTTRAHASIDGDEIPDVDDNCPTEHNPGQEDYDRDGIGDACDTDPGWPTTEREGVFVESGGVALYRAREVFQEDDPLTPRVLVERHVIRGGLGDADPDGDGWAVLGRTVGNGKGWLEGGYIDGEGRPWVIVEQRQGRFHRCFATTPSLTAVGEANNRLMFPMLDATAHPACRLNGRSDASPPGGPVPLR from the coding sequence ATGAGGGCTCCGCATCGTCGCTGGCACGCCACCCTGTTGTTGTCGGCGCAGGCGCCGCACGAACGAACGAGGCGACGCCGGGCCTCGATCGTCCTCGTGGCCGCGCTACTCGTCGGAGCAGGCGCCGCGACGCGACCGGCGGCCGCGCAGCCCCAGCCGTCGCTCGGCTCGCTGAAGGTCGTGCTGCTCGGCGACTCCTACGCCGCCGGCAACGGAGCCCGGAACGACGACGGCGGCCGCAACTACTGGATGGAGGGATGTTACCGAAGCCCCACCAACTGGGCCGAGCAGTACGTCCGCAGCCTCACTGCCGACCGGTTCGACGTCACGTTCGTCAATCGGGCCTGCAGCGGCGGCGTCGCCGCTGAAATCCTCAACCCGCGCAACATGGGTCGGGTGACGTCGTTCTCGCGCAGCCGGTGCGAGCCGACGTATCCCGACGAGGAGTACTACACGGACGTCGAACGCGACCTGCTGTTCCGCTGGCACTGCACGCGCTGGCTGCGACCTCAGATCGAGGCCGTCGGCGAGGACACCGACCTCGTCCTCCTCAGCATCGGGGGCAACGACGCGAGCTTCGCCACGATCGTCCAGCAGTGCTTCGTCGGCGGCTTCCGCGACCCCGGCGACTGTCGCGAGGCCGTGGAGAACGCCGAAGACCTGCTGCCCGACATCCGCGCGCGCATCGTCGACGTGTTGAACCACCTGCGGGCACGGATGCGACCCGACGCGAAGGTGGTGCTCGTCGGCTACCCCTATCTCGAGATCGATCCCGATTACGAACTCGTCTGGGCACCGCTCGGGTTCGAACGCGATCGGTACGCTGCGGGGCGGGAGGTTCGGCGCCTGGGCGACCTGGGCGACGACATGCACCGAGGAGCCATCGCGGCCGCCAACGGCGCCGCGGGCGACGACTTCGCGCTGTTTGTCGAGGGAGTCAAGGAGCGGTTCAGTGGCCACGAGCCCAGCGCCAATGGCACCAATCCCGACCGTTGGCTGTACGAGGCGTACGAAACCCGCATCGCCGCGGAGTGGTACCACTACAACCCGCAGGGGCATCGAGAGATAGCCCGCGAGCTGGCGACCCCGCTCGCCTCGACGGTCGAGACCCTGGCCCAGGCGTTCATCGGGTTGTCATCGGTCGACCTCGTGTTCGTCGTCGACACGACGGGGTCGATGTTCTTCGACATCGAGGCCGTGAAGCAGTTCTCGACCTCGCTCGTGAGCCTGATGGCCTCCCGGACGGCGAGTTATCGATTCGCGCTGGTGACCTATCGCGATCACCCGAGTCACACCGGTGATCCGACCGACTATCCATCGCGCGTCGAGCTGGGGTTCACCAACGACGCGAGCGCCATCGTCGACGCCATTGACGCGCTCGAAGTCGACGGAGGCGGCGATTTCCCCGAGTCGGTTTACTCAGGCCTCATGGCGGGAATCGGCCTGCCCTGGCGCCCGGGTGTGAAGAAGATCGTGCTGCAGTTGGGCGACGCGCCCCCGCACGATCCCGAGCCGGTGACGGGTCTGCGCGCGGTCGACGTCGTGACGGCCGCCATCAACGTCGACCCGGCCGAAGTGTACGTCGTCGACGTGTCGGGCTTCGGTGCCATCGGCAACCTCTCACTGGTGGTCGAGGGGACTGGTGGGCGTGTGTTCTCCGCCCGCACGCCAGGTGAGATCTCGGCGGCCATCGAAGGCGTGATCGAGGTCGTCCTGGCCAAGCCGTACGCCTGGCTGGGCGGACCGTACATCACGACGATCGGTACACCGGTGGTGTTCGATGCGTCAGGATCGTACGACGCCGACGGTCACATCGTGCTCTACGAGTGGGATGTCAATGGCGACGGTGTGTACGACACGTCGAGTGCCGAACCCTGGTACCTCCACACGTTCACTGCGGACTTCGACGGCTTCGTGGCCGTCCGCGTCACCGACAACGACGGCCGCACGACCGTGGGCACGACCCGTGCCCACGCGTCGATCGACGGCGACGAGATTCCCGATGTCGACGACAACTGCCCGACCGAGCACAACCCCGGGCAGGAAGACTACGACCGCGACGGGATCGGCGATGCGTGCGATACGGATCCGGGTTGGCCCACCACCGAACGAGAAGGCGTGTTCGTCGAGTCGGGGGGCGTGGCGCTGTACCGGGCCCGCGAGGTCTTCCAGGAGGACGACCCGCTGACCCCACGGGTGCTCGTCGAGCGCCATGTCATCCGCGGCGGGCTCGGTGATGCCGATCCCGATGGTGACGGCTGGGCGGTGCTGGGTCGGACGGTCGGCAACGGCAAGGGCTGGCTCGAGGGCGGGTACATCGATGGAGAGGGGCGGCCTTGGGTCATCGTGGAACAGCGGCAGGGCCGGTTCCATCGGTGCTTTGCCACGACTCCGTCGCTGACGGCCGTCGGCGAGGCCAACAACCGGTTGATGTTCCCGATGCTCGATGCGACGGCGCACCCCGCATGCCGTCTGAATGGAAGAAGCGATGCCAGTCCTCCGGGCGGCCCCGTACCTCTCAGGTAA
- a CDS encoding DUF3365 domain-containing protein, with protein sequence MRTAFIALSTSLLAAVTLTAQPSQRPRGQAPDEVPDLRPAISRAEEVMNALQAALLARLADEMTRAGPAGAVSVCRDEAAAIATRVAREQSVVLGRTSHKLRNPANTPPAWAEALVSSSAGSKAAGHGIRVFDLGDRVGVVRPIGLAEMCASCHGAPGQIPAPVRDIVTAAYPQDAAVGFAPGDLRGWMWAEVPKP encoded by the coding sequence ATGCGAACCGCCTTCATCGCGCTCTCGACCTCGTTGCTGGCCGCGGTGACACTGACGGCCCAGCCCTCTCAACGGCCTCGCGGCCAGGCCCCTGACGAGGTGCCCGACCTGCGACCTGCGATTTCGCGCGCCGAAGAGGTCATGAACGCCCTGCAGGCGGCGCTGCTCGCGCGGCTCGCCGACGAGATGACGCGCGCGGGCCCGGCGGGCGCCGTCTCGGTGTGCCGCGACGAGGCGGCCGCCATCGCCACCCGGGTGGCGCGCGAGCAGTCGGTCGTCCTCGGGCGCACCAGCCACAAGCTGCGCAACCCGGCGAACACTCCCCCGGCATGGGCCGAAGCGCTCGTCAGCAGCAGCGCCGGTTCGAAGGCGGCCGGGCACGGCATCCGCGTCTTCGACCTCGGCGACCGCGTCGGCGTCGTCCGGCCTATCGGCCTCGCCGAGATGTGCGCATCGTGTCACGGCGCGCCCGGCCAGATTCCGGCGCCGGTGCGCGACATCGTGACCGCCGCCTACCCGCAGGACGCCGCCGTGGGCTTCGCCCCGGGCGATCTGCGCGGCTGGATGTGGGCCGAGGTGCCGAAGCCGTAG